A window of the Helianthus annuus cultivar XRQ/B chromosome 4, HanXRQr2.0-SUNRISE, whole genome shotgun sequence genome harbors these coding sequences:
- the LOC118491572 gene encoding uncharacterized protein LOC118491572 yields the protein MTDKGNDEAVPRVTEQMREVIAEEVGKTIENSLSGFIDKIQTTVLSVVDERIKKLEDNANLAKEKLVECKGCSYKEFMACKPPLYNGEVDPIVCQRWLSDIEGVFERTHCDANDFVAYGTGQLRGQAKDWWDNKKKEIGSEEAKAMTWDEFKVPFLKHHSPKAVINRIKEEFIQLRQKGESIDKITGTFLDKLRFCDELVTTEEQKFMTPSKYETLTEIINAAREREIELKKQIERGERRTQVVNPSPTKKARVNDSSKKQEGKSSSPSCKVCGKGHKGECRFKDKPCPICGKTGHTAVLCPGKVSVCYKCYQPGHKKSECPELSGKREDKGAHTEAPKAKAKSFQLTAVEAKTEPDVVSGIFAINSIPAHVLFDTGANKSFISHGLIRHPSFVLTKLPMPLEVEIGDNKSFLVCDICRDCKISIDDEEYPIDLIPMSMGEFQVVVGMDWLS from the exons aTGACGGATAAGGGAAATGACgaagcggtgccaagagtcaccgaacaaatgagagaagtgattgctgAAGAGGTAGGAAAAACAATCGAGAATAGTTTGTCGGGTTTCATCGATAAAATCCAAACCACGGTGTTATCAGTGGTGGATGAAAGGATAAAGAAACTAGAGGATAATGCAAATTTAGCCAAGGAGAAATTGGTAGAGTGTAAGGGTTGCTCGTACAAAGAATTTATGGCATGCAAACCACCACTCTACAACGGAGAAGTGGATCCGATAGTGTGCCAAAGGTGGTTAAGTGATATAGAAGGGGTATTTGAGAGAACCCACTGTGACGCGAATGACTTCGTGGCGTATGGCACGGGTCAACTGAGAGGTcaagcaaaagactggtgggataataagaaaaaggaaatCGGTAGCGAAGAAGCGAAGGCGATGACATGGGATGAGTTTAAGGTACCCTTCCTTAAACATCACAGTCCCAAGGCGGTTATTAATCGAATCAAAGAAGAATTTATCCAGCTTAGGCAGAAGGGCGAATCCATTGATAAAATCACGGGAACCTTTCTTGACAAATTAAGGTTTTGTGATGAATTGGTGACGACCGAAGAACAGAag ttcatgactccctcaaAATACGAAACCCTCACCGAAATCATCAACGCCGCTCGGGAAAGAGAGATAGAGTTGAAGAAACAAATTGAGAGGGGTGAAAGAAGGACGCAAGTGGTTAATCCAAGTCCCACGAAAAAGGCACGCGTAAACGACTCATcaaagaagcaagaaggaaaAAGTAGCTCGCCAAGCTGTAAAGTATGTGGGAAAGGGCACAAGGGTGAGTGCCGGTTTAAGGACAAGCCGTGTCCTATATGCGGGAAGACAGGGCACACGGCTGTATTGTGCCCGGGGAAAGTTTCGGTATGCTACAAATGTTATCAGCCGGGTCACAAGAAATCTGAGTGTCCGGAATTGTCCGGAAAGAGGGAAGACAAGGGTGCGCACACTGAAGCACCAAAAGCAAAAGCTAAATCTTTCCAGCTAACGGCAGTGGAGGCGAAAACGGagcccgatgtggtctcaggtatatttgccaTAAATTCAATTCCTGCTCATGTGCTATTTGACACGGGTGCGAATAAGTCCTTTATTTCACATGgacttattcgacatccttcctttgtactaacaaaattacctatgccattAGAGGTAGAAATAGGTGACAACAAAAGCTTCCTTGTATGTGATATATGTCGAGATTGTAAGATAAGCATAGATGATGAGGAATACCCGATAGATTTAATTCCTATGTCCATGGGAGAGTTCCaagtagtggtcggaatggattggctatcctgA
- the LOC110933866 gene encoding uncharacterized protein LOC110933866 translates to MAPYEMLYGRKCRTPVCWGEVGPRGLAQTDIIRATNCKIDLIRTHLKAAQDRQKSYADKRMRPIEFQVGDKVMLKVSPWKGIIRFRKRGKLSPRFIGPFEIVERVGKVAYRLELPEELSGVHSTFLVSHFRKCLADETARVHYNDIEVDNSFNYAVRPIEILDRKVKSLRNKKINQVKVKWEHRNGADTTWESEEEMQQLYPTLFGT, encoded by the coding sequence aTGGCTCCATACGAgatgttatatggtagaaagtgccgaaccccagtttgttggggaGAAGTTGGTCCGCGGGGTTTAGCTCAGactgatataatccgagctacaaattGTAAGATCGACTTGATCCGCACTCACTTAAAAGCAGCTCAGGATCGACAAAAATCCTATGCGGATAAACGAATGAGGccaatagaatttcaagtgggcgaTAAGGTAATGTTGAAAGTATCGCCGTGGAAGGGGATAATTCGATTTAGAAAAAGAGGAAAGTTGAGCCCAAGATTTATCGGGCCATTCGAAATCGTGGAACGGGTTGGAAAGGTAGCATACCGTCTCGAGCTACCTGAGGAGTTGAGTGGAGTACACAGCACATTCCTCGTGTCACATTTTCGTAAATGTTTAGCGGACGAAACTGCTCGTGTCCACTACaacgatatcgaggtggataacagcttTAACTACGCGGTAAGGCCAATTGAAATTCTAGATCGTAAAGTGAAGAGTTTGAGAAACAAAAAGATCAACCAAGTGAAGGTTAAATGGGAACACCGTAATGGTGCGGAtactacgtgggagtccgaagaagaAATGCAACAGCTCTACCCTACGTTATtcggtacgtaa